Proteins encoded within one genomic window of Trichoderma asperellum chromosome 2, complete sequence:
- a CDS encoding uncharacterized protein (EggNog:ENOG41) produces the protein MVYMGATEELPAPEVASRDLTPNPEEDEQIKTWDYIYDISPAGETTSDAGTYPGSIETGCSIEAVKYDSDLNGEPEPLVAVIGVGYVGEHLTDVFSRCFNVLGYDVSETRVKDLCAKYSGNNKVRITTKAEDLSEASHFLISVPTLLQSDKTVDTSYLQSALATVEKQAAPGSTVVIESSVAVGMTRELLGPLAKRKGLFAGMSPERVDPGRVDPPAYDIPKIISGLDDVVPGSLCSISKLYSAAFNKVVTVSKPEVAEMTKLYENCQRMMCIAYANEMANACIPIGIDPYEVCNAASSKPFGYMPYSPGLGVGGHCIPVNPYYLLSNSAFPLLQAASEKMYARPAEIGERVIDELYSKRTGDGLPRVLVVGMGFKRGQSHLVNSPGLELAKSLAKSEKVSVSFADPLVSQEAVPQIPRLDEANWTVEHLEENFDMIVVAFKQEGLDFGLLDKLTTVQVQMWCT, from the coding sequence ATGGTATATATGGGTGCTACAGAGGAACTGCCGGCCCCAGAGGTCGCCAGTCGCGATCTGACCCCTAACCCGGAGGAGGATGAGCAAATAAAAACCTGGGATTATATCTACGATATTTCTCCAGCCGGAGAAACCACTTCTGACGCAGGCACATACCCTGGATCCATCGAAACCGGCTGTTCGATCGAAGCTGTCAAATACGATTCGGATCTCAATGGTGAACCGGAGCCTCTTGTCGCAGTTATTGGCGTTGGCTATGTTGGCGAGCATCTCACTGATGTTTTTTCTCGCTGCTTTAACGTGCTTGGATACGACGTCTCGGAGACTCGTGTCAAAGACCTCTGTGCTAAATATTCTGGAAACAACAAAGTCCGCATCACAACAAAGGCGGAAGATCTCAGTGAGGCCTCGCATTTTCTCATTTCTGTCCCTACACTCCTCCAGTCGGACAAGACTGTCGACACGTCTTACCTTCAAAGTGCCCTCGCTACTGTGGAGAAGCAGGCAGCCCCAGGGTCTACTGTCGTCATTGAAAGCTCAGTCGCTGTTGGCATGACTAGAGAGCTTCTCGGACCCCTCGCCAAAAGAAAGGGCCTCTTTGCTGGAATGTCGCCAGAACGTGTTGACCCTGGCCGCGTTGATCCACCAGCCTATGATATTCCCAAGATTATTTCTGGTCTCGATGATGTGGTTCCCGGCTCGCTGTGCTCGATTTCAAAGCTTTACTCCGCCGCCTTTAACAAGGTCGTCACTGTCTCCAAGCCGGAAGTGGCCGAAATGACCAAGCTCTACGAGAATTGCCAGCGGATGATGTGCATTGCCTACGCCAACGAGATGGCTAATGCCTGTATCCCCATCGGCATTGACCCTTACGAAGTGTGCAATGCCGCTTCTTCTAAGCCGTTTGGCTACATGCCCTACTCGCCCGGACTTGGAGTTGGTGGACACTGCATCCCAGTCAACCCATACTACTTGCTGTCCAACAGCGCCTTTCCCCTCCTCCAGGCTGCTTCGGAGAAAATGTATGCTCGCCCCGCGGAAATCGGAGAGCGTGTCATCGATGAACTTTACTCCAAGCGGACTGGCGATGGCCTGCCCCGTGTTCTGGTAGTCGGCATGGGCTTCAAACGCGGCCAGTCTCACCTTGTTAATTCGCCTGGTCTTGAACTGGCCAAATCTCTCGCCAAGTCCGAGAAAGTCAGCGTCTCTTTCGCTGATCCGCTCGTGAGCCAAGAGGCTGTGCCTCAAATTCCTCGACTAGATGAGGCTAACTGGACTGTCGAACACTTGGAGGAAAACTTTGACATGATTGTCGTGGCATTCAAGCAAGAGGGCCTGGACTTTGGCCTTCTGGACAAGCTTACTACCGTGCAAGTTCAAATGTGGTGCACGTAA
- a CDS encoding uncharacterized protein (EggNog:ENOG41~CAZy:CE4~SECRETED:SignalP(1-21)), whose product MKFTATVTAVIAFIFSEAVYAAPGKSDSAFGHLLEARDKRCGSGIGSCDEGECCSESGYCGTSTEYCAGSQCQLDYSDSCDTQTSPPGQSTESVSRTRVGDVPYASTITQCNSPGHVALTFDDGPYDYTDKLLDILEEHNVKATFFIAGNNRGKGRIDDESTDWPPIIRRMHDAGHQLASHTWTHRNLNEISKEVRETEMIYNEMAFRNLLGVIPTYMRPPFLECSAKSGCIDTMDKLGYHIISTNLDTKDYENDDASLIQVSKNRFSSMQLTDETDHDYIVLAHDVHYQTVVNLTEYMIEVSKGRGYKLVTVGECLGDPSQNWYRSAPSKRDTDSIVGPRDDTKGEDEPAISEDQRCGSKFGATCKGSIYGKCCSYYGYW is encoded by the exons ATGAAGTTCACTGCTACTGTTACGGCGGTGATCGCCTTCATATTCTCTGAGGCTGTCTATGCTGCTCCTGGAAAGTCCGACAGTGCTTTCGGGCATCTTCTAGAAGCCCGCGATAAGCGTTGCGGCTCTGGCATTGGCAGCTGTGACGAAGGCGAATGCTGTTCAGAGTCTGGCTACTGTGGGACTTCTACAGAGTATTGCGCAGGATCGCAATGCCAGCTCGACTATAGCGACTCCTGCGACACACA AACCAGCCCTCCAGGACAAAGCACCGAAAGTGTCTCTCGAACACGCGTTGGCGATGTCCCATATG CTTCTACAATAACTCAATGCAACAGCCCGGGTCATGTTGCTTTGACATTTGATGACGGACCCTACGATTATACAGATAAGCTCCTTGACATTCTTGAAGAGCATAATGTTAAAGCAACCTTTTTCATTGCGGGGAATAACAGAGGTAAGGGTCGTATAGACGACGAATCAACAGACTGGCCCCCCATCATTCGACGTATGCATGATGCTGGGCACCAACTCGCAAGCCACACCTGGACACATCGCAATCTTAACGAGATTTCCAAGGAAGTTCGAGAAACAGAAATGATCTACAATGAAATGGCGTTCCGCAATCTCCTTGGGGTTATACCAACTTATATGCGTCCGCCGTTTCTAGAGTGTAGTGCGAAATCGGGGTGCATTGACACAATGGACAAGCTTGGCTATCACATTATCAGCACTAACCTTGACACCAAGGATTATGAAAACGATGATGCTTCGTTGATTCAAGTCTCCAAGAATCGCTTCTCCTCTATGCAATTGACAGATGAAACTGATCATGACTATATCGTCCTCGCACATGATGTCCACTATCAGACAGTTGTGAACCTTACCGAGTATATGATCGAGGTCAGTAAAGGCCGAGGATACAAGCTTGTGACTGTTGGTGAATGCCTTGGCGACCCATCTCAGAATTGGTATCGCTCTGCGCCGTCTAAACGCGATACTGATTCGATAGTTGGGCCGAGGGACGACACCAAAGGTGAGGATGAGCCTGCTATCTCAGAAGATCAAAGATGTGGTAGCAAATTTGGTGCAACTTGCAAAGGCTCCATATATGGCAAATGCTGCTCATACTATGGCTATTggtaa